The genomic stretch TTTGCAAGGAACAAGTAAGGAACTcatgaattataataatgattcaaatcatttataaaaatatggaacAGTGTGGAATTTGACTCCAGTTATTTTTTGCAGACTGCACAATAAAATTCTGTTTTGAAGCTAGAAAAGTACTCAGCGATATCGCTTATAGTACAAATAGTTAAATATGAATCCTTTGaccaattaattttttgttccaatcAGGAAATCTGCTGGAATTATTGAAATACTGTAAAGAACCGTGTATGACGGAACTGGCTTGTGGACACATCTGCAAAGGTAATTGTGGATACTGTAAACAAGGACGCATACACACACCTTGCGGCGAAATCTGTGGCAACATTCTCGTTTGTGGGCATAAGTAAGATATCTGCATGCATCAAGTGATTTTCTCTTTAGTATAGATAAGTGAAATACAAATCGTTTCAGATCTTagataaattaaaactatAATCTACCCCATTGATGTGAAACATATCAAATGTCTTAACACACAATGATTTTGAtacagtgaaaaataaaactatattTGATGCAGATAAGAACAAGGAATAATGTTGTCAATATAACAAATATTAAATGTTTAGATGCGAAGTTCCTTGCAGACAAGAGTGTCCACCTTGTAAGAAAGTTTGTGAAGTTAAGTGCCGCCACAATAgatgcaataaaaaatgtggCGAACCATGCACACCATGCAAGGTATGATTTAAACTGACCTCACTGTGAGCAATATCATGATATTAGGTCTGTAAGATATTTTGTCTATTTGGATGTAGATAACGTACACTTATTtagattcaatatttttcggatttaattattcttcaatatttCTCGTTGTAGTTCGTTCATGACAAGaattgattataaattacTTTGTATTAGGAAAAATGTGGTTGGGGATGTCCTCACTCCAAATGCACCAAAAGCTGCTCCGAATTGTGTGATAGGGAGCCGTGCAATGAAGAGTGCCCAAAGCTATTAAAATGTGGCCATCCCTGTGTTGGTTTTTGCGGGGAGCCATGCCCACCATTATGCCGAATTTGTAATAAAGAAGAACTTATAGAAGAATTTTTCCTTGGCAATGAAGATGAACCAAATGCAAGGTGAATTACCATTATTTGCATCAATGGTGATATTTAACCCATTAAAATTACTCATAACTGATGAAAATGTTAATAAgtaacaaattaaaatttaatatttcaacagATTCATATTATTGGAAGATTGTGGACATTGCATAGAAAGTGAAGGGCTTTTGAAATGGGTATCAGAACGCAGTGACCCAATTCAGATGAAAACCTGCCCACGCTGCAAAACGTTTATCAGTAAATGTATGCGAATAATGAATCAAATTAAAACTGATGTGGCAGATGTACAAgcaatcaagaaaaaaatatttggagaTCAAACATGTTTGCTGAACCAGCAACAGCTTTTCCTCAAAGAAATTAAACGCATGcaagaaaatcgaatttcacaGAGTACGCACATAAacatattattaaataataccGCTATATCCATTACCTAGCAAGTCTCACATGGAAGTTCTCAATATCGAATGTATTGTGTGAATACAATAACcatctgatttatttttcattttgaattcAGGCATAGTTTATTGCATCACTGCAAGGAAACACAACTACTACATCAAGCTGACAGATTCACTTTCTGATTTGAAAAGCTGAAGTTTTTATCGACAAGTTAACTTCCACTAGTGAAAAAACAGTATTGGTTTGGCAAAATTACTTGACCTCACTTGCGCTATAATCTTTCTTGATATCCTATTATATCATACATCCATATAAAGCAAAATCTTTGCCGACGCTTCAGTGACATTTATGTCaatattgcgaaaaataaacCATTAATTCATTAAATTTCTGTTTATTTAAAGAAGACTCAATTCAGGGCCGAAACGTATGGCGATAACTTTATTTTGCGAACCTATTAACCTCTTCTGGGTCGAATTTTTCACGCGTTCGTTCCAAATATGGGACGATGGCTAGGAAGTGGTTAAATCAAATAACCCCTCAATGAACTCATTAACAATCTTTGACCATGTGGAtaacaaacatttttaattatagGTTTCCCGGAtctgaacaattttttgaaaattttgcacacCAAAGTGTTTCCTACGACAAAGAAAAAGCGCCGGCAGGTTTTGGATGTCCGAGCAACGGAAGCTACCAAGATCACACTGAACATCTTACAGCATGTAATCGAAAAACTGGAAAATATAGATCCCACCATTACGATCTATCCATGGTTAAACGATCAGGTTGTGATGTTGGTACAATCACTCTCAATTAGGGGACAGATTTCCAATCAGGAAATCAATGACATCGAAAAAGAACTTCAGAGATTACATTATATGGTAATAAATCTTTGATCTGTATTTAGATACCAAATctagaaattttaaataccaATTTTGAGaactaaatttttcaaccgctaaaattttatactttgtaCTGATGTAATTCTTCATGTGTTCGCGATATGTAGATTAATTTTGATATGtggtataatatttcatttctgaCTGTTATATCTAAATAATCAAACTCCGTTCAATAGAAATTTCACTGTATCAAGCCACATCTTGCGTTTTAGTTTGAAAGATTTCTTTATTTggtttacattttcatttgttatgtATTTTACAGGCTGAAATTTGTAAGATGAATCTTCAGATCGTCTTCCAGCATAATGACACCGTGGAACATGAAATagatttcataaatttagTAGAGAAACTGACAAGTGTTCATAAATTTACTGAAGAAAGAGAATTGGATATTAAAAACCAGATACATCTGCTCGCACCATTATTAGATATGAAAAAAGTCATCCTGATGGATAACGAGCGTAAGATGATTGTTAAAGCAATGGGCTACAAACAAGGCCATTGGTTCAAGTGTCCGAATGGACATATTTACACTATAGGAGATTGTGGAGGTGCCATGGAAGAAAGCAATTGTAACGAGTGTGGAGCTGCTATTGGCGGCGGATCACATCGTTTAAGAAGCGATAACTCATTGGCTACAGATATGGACGGAGCTACACGTCCTGCTTGGCCTCTATGATAAACTCACGCCTTGTCTGAATAACACAAATAAACTTACATTAATGAGTACCACTTATTGACTAATGCTTTATAATAGTTTGTATTAATCggtttattttactttttgacAATTATCAGTTTGACAGGAATTAGAGATTCGAAACTAAATGATTGTGAAATTCGATTGTTCATATTTCTCAGAATAACTTTTCtaattaatttatcaaaatgTGGAAATTCTGCGAACAAATCTAATGATATCAATGGACCTTGAATCCTCTGAACATCACCAATAATGTGAACATTTGGTTGGAACTCTTATTGCTGGACATAATCCGTGTGTAGTTTTAAGTGTTTAGTAAtaaaaacttgaagtaaaCCACCACTGTATTGCTCGTACTAGGCTGCACAACTAAAATggatattttcaacatttgttataaaaattcatactcGAAGTTGTTTGGGACTCAGTTACACATTCAGTAATGTACAGATTTGAATTGAAGAtctgttgaatatttaatgcACTCAAAATGATAGAAACACATCTTTTATCGAACAACTACTGATTTACTCGAGTCGATCActtgacataaaaaaaaaggaaatttctTAAGTAAAATTATAAGGGTAAAGCAGGATAATTTGCGGCCGAATGAAGGACAACAGTAATTCGAGTTACTTATTTGCGTGTATTTAATACTTCGCGACCAGTACGATTTCGTATTTCATATGGTTTCTAGCCCTTAAAAAcacataattttttgtcacgCTAAGTATGACTGactatgaaataaaataattctatGTTTGTCAAATACACCAGAACTTGGTTCTTGGTCGTTTAATTCATTTCTCTGAAATACGTCCCTGCTGGTTCTATTAAATCCGAAATTTCGTGAACGTAGGTTCTTGAAGTAAGTTGGATTTTTTGGggctattattattgttccaATTGACACTTACATGTTTTCTCATATGTCCGTGATACACGAATATCTTACACTTGAAATGCTTTATTCATATATGTGTATTTGCAATACTTGTATCTTTACAGCATCAAATCCCTTCAAAAGTGaattgtaatcgtgaaatacgAAGTCCCGTAGCTAGTGCAAATTTACAGCGGCTAAAAGTTCGTCCAAAAATCGAAATCGGTCAACAGAATAACCATGCTTCATTTGAAGAGTTGTGTCAGAACCATCTCCTATTTGGAGGTAATTATCGAGGGAACGTGAATATGGCATCCAAGTTGTACTGCCATCCAAAGTTGTCGGTGTTCTGAAAGCATAATTCCGGATTTCCCATCAATCTTGTCTAGTTACAGTCAACTgagattttcttattttttttttttttttttactcttattTCTAGCTGCTCGCGTTTACCCGGTAGCTGCAAAGGATGTCCACAGCTGGACCATCGTGTCCACCATTTTCCAATCGGCCTCGCTAAATTCGTAGCCTGGAGGTCCAAACTGAGACTTCGGTCCCGGAAGAAGATAGAGAAGCTCATCACCGTGTGCTACACCCATGTTCACAGTATCCCCTCCACTGAAGAAATAGCTGTAACTGACTGTACCCCGGTAGTTGAATGAGCAAAAATACTGGGGGCTTTTAGTATGAAGAGCTTTTTCCTGGATAGTTTTGTGCGAAAAATATGTGACGGTAAGATCACTCAGGAATagcgaaaaattattgaatatctGAAACAAGTACCGAATATTAGACCTGGTAATCGAGGAAATCGGAACTTAATTCGCTGACTTTGAATACCTACTATGTTTTGATCGACGGTCAAATTGTTAAAGTAGTATGACTTAACGGCATCAGCGAAAACTGTCATATTGTCAATATCATTCTCATATTGTAAGACGTAAGGTAGAATAATATGCAACTTGTCCAAAAACTCATTGATCAAGTCTTGTCGGTTGAGAAATACTAATGAGAACAGAAACaaaattgtatcaaatttgaattcatcTGTTGGCTACACTTATATTCTACtgctttttttaaaaaagttttccgcTCGTGAATATTGTAAGATTACTTGCAGGCACTAAAGACAATTCCTTCATCGCGAACAACCAGGTTTATCGACGGCAGATCACGGACCATTCCGCGAGCATACAAGTTCCTCGGAGTATCCGTTATGAATGCTTCTTCTGTTTCCGGTTCGATACTTGGACCCCATATAACATACGGAAATACGAACCACTCGGTGAACACAGACGTCGTATCGACAAGTTGGGACGCGTTAAAAGTTCTCAGACAGTTAACAAGGGCAATAGAGGTATTAGTCGGGCAACCAAGATGTTCTCCAAGCTTAGCAGCATATTTTGCGCTCTGCGTTTTCGTATGTGGAAATAACAACCCGAGCGCGTTGCCACTTTGCAGGATATATCGATGAAAAAGTCCTGTAAGAATAAGGAAACTGTATCGGTAGCTGTTCGAGCCATACGCAAAAAATGACACGCATTCAATCacataaaatgaaatacaattGTGCATCATGACTGGAGCTGAAGGAAATTCACGACCAAGAAACAGTAAgctatataaatatacgtaggtatgtcACCAATAATCAACAGCTAGTGAGTCTCACCATTCGTTGAATTTGACATCGTCAAGAGATGAACGCACGCGGCCCCTGAACTTCCTCCGTGAACAGTGACTTGATTGGGATCACCGCCAAAATAACGAACGTTGTCTCGAGTCCATTCCAAAGCTCGAACTAGGTCCTTGAGACCGTAATTACCAGGTGATACTTCATCTCCCGTACTGAGATATCCTAAAGGACCCATACGATAGTTAGGAACTAACAGAACGACATCTTTATCAAGGATGAATTGAGGTCCCCATCGTTTAGGATTATTCGTTCCTGTTTTGTGTCCACCGCCATAGGCAAAGAGCATTACTGGTAGTAAGGTAAAGTTGTCACCGGTAGGAAGCTGCAGGATTGAgcaaatcaaaaatcattttcaaaatacacaTTCGGCAATCCAGATCTCCTCCTTGAAAGTGCATGACTACACGCAAGTTGAAAACACGAAAACTGCCATCCAATTGTGCTGAAAACATGAGGTATAATGATTACCCGTGGTGTATACACGTTGAGATATAGACAGTCCTCATTTCCGATGAACACTGTACCCTCCAGCTGAGGACATGGGGGGGAATCGATGCTACCATCTAAAGTACCATTCCACGCTCCTGCTGGTACGGGTCCCTTGAATCTGTATCGAGACAACAGCGAACGTTGTTTTACCGTTTACATAACGCGACATCCAGTATTCAAATTGATCGATCTATCAGTGGAGAGATTTAAGAATAGTTGTTGATCAAGCATTGtataagaaataattatttggaaCACTTGTTCCaaccaacaaaaaaaaaaccacttcGAAAGTTGAACTTGAGAGTTACTCTATGCAGCAGATTATTAACTACTCGCTTCTTCGTTTTAAAGAAGTAGTGAAGTTTATTACAATGAtcccaaaaatgaaaagttaaaTATTCACAcgattttcacattttgagGACTAGAGAATCACTTTCGACTATTTTCACAGGGACGTCCGGGAATGTGCGTATGTGTAtttatgtgatattttttttgaacaagCAATATGAATTTTCTTGTTGTGAAGCAAACCTGAGATTTCCAATCGGCGGTTGGGCGAATGGGATTCCTTTAAAACCGAAGAATATCCTGTTGCGGCGCGTGACCAGATTTACACCTTGGATATTTCCTTGAAGTACGTGGATTTCTGGGCgagtcgaattttcaaaaatatccgCATTTCCAGCCGGGGCACTGCCGCAAATACTAACATAACTGCTTAGTAGAAATAGTATCAAGACGTAGAATCTTACGCCACAATACGATTGTATAACCATCATCGTGTTTGCAGTTTCGCGATTTGTCGATAAATGATTCCCAAGCGATTTGGCTGTCTTTATTTAACCGTAGTACAACGTGTTTCGTAATTCTTATACAAGCATGTGAACTCCGATCCTCGGTGATCTTTCATACTTATATTATTGCGAGTTGTGTGATTCGGGAGGCGTCTTGCTGATAATCAAGGCTGCATAAGCATgataaagaatttatttgtgtAATATGGATAAAACGCGTGCTTCCTCAGATTCAACAATGATTACATTCATAGCATTTTAAACTTTCAAATCATTAACTGACATAGAAAATCGAATAGAAAACcttgtcaattattttatcaatcgAACATAGCATATTCGAGAAATAAACAGGTTTCTACTGACTGGTATTAGCTAGAAGCAAAATAGGGGATGGACAATAGGgtgcttaaaaaaaattaatttctgtcTTCGATCTCCCACTTCATGTGACCATAGTTCATGACATATTAGGTATTTTTTTGGCAAACCGCCAGTATAGATACCAAAATTACCTTACATTGAACATCGTGAAAGCAAAATGCCGATGGCGCAGCACAGCACATACGGGAATAATTTAATCTGACACGTAGAAAAGCCATTGAAAcggaatagtaataatagggaaattgaataaaacgatGTACTTGGTAAAGCACGGATCAGTATGGATAACAATATGGCTATACGATAGATGGCTGTTAATTGATTATAAACTTACAACCTGATTCAGTGGCTAGGTGTGGAAACGACTGAGAACTTTGAAACTTGGTGGAAATATTCTAGATCAACCCCAAATACCAGTCTTACATATTTGAGTCAGAAAGACTCATAATTACTACAGAGTTTTTTGATTTAACAGGACTTCAACTTACAATTGGCAAGTGGTTAGGAAAGACCTTTCTACCAACCATTTTCCACACCACTGAATTTCGCATTGTCAACAAGACAACGTATACACCTTCTGAACTTTTTTCATAAACAATTAGACTCGCTTGGGATCACGACTATGACGATAACACCGTGCTAACCTTCCGGCCGGTCAAAGGTGcagaccactttttttttgtgggccGGTGTAATCAAAGTATGTCATGTTATCACGATTCCATTATCAAACTATGTATAACCAGGTCCTTCAGGCCGTAATTTGCAGTTGGCAGCGCGTGCCCAGTGCTAAGGTATCCTGAGGCCCCTAAACGATATTAAAGATAAAATGAGTACACCAACGATTGGAATTATTGGCTCCTGTTTTAGGAGAACGAGATTTAAGGAATTCTACGAATATGTATGTAAGTGATAAGAAGCAGTTCtcaaagaaaaatagtttACGTCGAGTAAGTTAAATGACGTTCAGTAGTTTTATACTCTACAGTGTTTATACTTCGCTGGAATTGGAATTcgctgatatttttttttttcaaacatttgaCTGTCGAAATTAAAAACCTTCAGTGCAAAATCAACCTATTCACTTTCAGACTGCACTATTCAGTTTAAACTTTAACGGCACTCATACTACGAGCCTCTGTTATCTCCCAAGTACACTGCTAAATTGTGTAATTCAAAAGCCATTGTTTCGATAATCGAGAgatgccgaaaaatgtcggaaaatTACTTTGTATACTTTGCATAAATGATAAAACGTATGCTATTTCGGCTTCGACGATGATATCTTCTTTTACGTGTTAAATGTTTATCACTATCGCGGATACGAAAATCGCTTCTTCTACCACTTTATCAATCGAATATAACATTAAGAAATCAAGGCAGTCCCATACGTCAATATTAATTAGAAACGATGATAATGCATGGACAGTGTAGCAAAACATAAACTTTACGGTATCACGAGATTATAATACATACTCGAAGTATTAATAACTGTACACAAAGAAAGGCCACTGATTTTCGAGTTACATGCAAATCTAAGTATAAAAGTTCGCAATAGATCTAATATTACGCAATGGATTATTTTGAGCAAGATGTGATAACCCCCAGCAATATCTCTTCATCACTTGgtttttaatcatttattaggcgattataaataattcttgGTTGATCTTGACGTCTTAAATAGCCGTGACACGTGATTTCATAATTATCAGTGGCTGACCGTGAGTAGGATTCTTATGTCATGGTCAATGACCATGTAGCCTGCCATCCCAAGCTCCATTCCAAACAACAATCTACGAGTAGTGAGCCCTTGAATCTTGTTTATTCTCTCCGCTTCCAGCATGTTTGTAATTTAGGGGTTTCACAATGATATTAGTGGAACTTTGTTAGCAGTAGCCCTTAATCGTGAATCTGACAAACAAAAATGAATCTATATTATACTAAATCCATCATTGTCGCCAATAATAGTGATGGCAATGAAATATTTGCCCACGGATAGCTTTGTTTTTCAGTactatataaaataattgttccTCGGTTTTTCGAAGCAAATGACATGACCACTCTACTCAATGGGTTGGGtagtttgttgaaaattcgtGTGATTGTTCGCCGAAGATGAAAAACAGCGCCCAAAGTGTGCAGTTATTAGACAAGAATTATTCCATGAATTAAAACTCTTCAAACTACGTCAATTTCTCACATTCGGTAAGAGTGCTTGCAGCAAATCACGTTATAGCACGATTATAAGAGAATAATCTCTAATAGCACAGTTATGATAAATGCTTAGCAATAAATCTTACAACTTATTATTTTATGTGATCGCAGTGCATGCGTAATCATGCCTCGATATGTTTCTCTTACCTGACACAGTTACGCTATTTAAATACATAATGTGTAGCTTACGCAACTATTGATTTTAGTGTTTCTCGAAATTGGTAAAAAACGATACCTCAAAATCCATTAGTAAAAGTGATTTACTTCGAAAATTTCGTTGAACATTTCAAGTTGTTAAACATCAGATCGGCTCGAGCATACCCattgagataattttttatgtgtTTGGGCTCAGTAATGTGGAGTTATCAAATGAAGATTCTCCATTCAAAATATTCTAATTACTTAAGATTTTACATagtatttcattaatttcggACGATCGCTAAAAAAtggtttttatatttttttgtcaattttggTACAATTGGCAAGCACCAATTATTCCGCGTGATTATCAAAACACTGCATGCGAAGCTGCGAAGTATCGGTAAGGTTCAGTCAGTTTAGTCGGGTTACTTTGACGAAATATTGAACCAAAATcattaatttgcaattttaccATAATGACTTTTAAGATGTCGAGTTTTTGGAATGAGATTCGTTTTGCGGTATTACggtttaataaatttcacacGCATCCTTGAATAGGGAAATTGCGATTTTTTCTAATCATTTAGTATTACACTAACGTTACGAACATCAACTTCCTAAAAGTACGAAGCCTACGCGCAATCGTATACGATAAAATTCAGACTGTCCTCAGAACCGAAGTGCATCAAGTCCACGCGCAAACAGCGCAGTTAAAGTCGAACAATTTAATTACTGAAATCGCGCTCATAGTATAATATTGCCGTTAATGCGTTCGGTTTGTTGACAGGAGACGCGCAAAATCGAcgttaaaattgatatttcagaAAAACGTCAATACGGGAATTTATATTCTGGAATACAATCGGTAGCGGCATCTCTATATTAATCTGATGAATAACGATGCAAATTCTTATTCTTAGAAGCGGTATCAAGTGCTAATAACTGTTTTgtaaaacagaagaaaaactatttataattttagtcATTTCAAGAGGGTTCGAATATTGAGCAGAAAGTGTTAGATAGAAAGTGCCCTCatcataataattattttataacaaatttcatgacagaaaaaataaaatcatttacttgaaaaataaactccCTTAAAATTGCGAAGAGTCTATATATTCATTTAATAAATCGAAACTTTCTGTAACGATTGTCACGGCCATGTGacataatgaaaaaatgtaagcAAGAAATCCGTAACCCAAACGCATGCGACATTCACCAATGATGTGAAGTAATTTCTGATTCACTCCATTTCTGACAGAAACTGAAAAAAGAATAGGGAAATTAATTTAGTTACCTTTCAGAATGTGTGCTTGGAgagttttgtattttttgattctAATTGccattcgattttttttttcgattttaaatcattataaattttgcaaaagcaGTGCAATATTTATGccaagaaaattttattcctctATCTTTTAATTCATCGAttgaaagtgaatttttaGCTTCTCTTAGTTCGTATCTTCAAGTCATAAACTATACGTATATCGATTCAAAAAATGAACCTACAGCGTACGTCATAAAATGCGAAGAGAATTGCTCTCGTAATCATATAACTAGTTAAACCATTTTCAAAGGATATAACACAGTTACGCTCACATAGATCTCCTAACCGAACCAGAATTCTGAACAGTCCACCTGCGTATTAAGCACTGCATATTTGTGTGCACATTAGGTATAGAAGCCAAAATAATTTGAACGTAGTGACACAATTTGGAAGATAAACCGCGATTTTGTAACTTTATGGTTGGCAGGATTTCAGTACGCCATAATGTAGCAGAGAAGGCTCAGATTTTCCAAACTCAACTCCTTAAAATTCTCtccaaagttgaaaaatgatgatgTTTTGGATGATGTTTTGTTACGTTAACATTACTAACGACAACATCATGATCGATTGGCAATTGATAATATTGGGGAAAAGAACTTGAAAGTCTTCTGCTGAATTTATAAGTTACGTTAGGAAATTCTATACAACTTTCTTGTATTTCGTTTTCTCCAACATTCCCGCGAATATTACAAAGCACGTATACAAGTCTGTTCTCACCTGAGCTGCGAATTATGGCCAGTTTTCCAACGTCGATATTGTCACCAAAAATGTGTTAACCAATATTATTAAGTAACTCATGAATATGTcgatatttttagaaaattcataCGAAGATGGTTCAGATGTAGGTGGATATATTCCACATTCGTATACACATCACACTATACACAAGAACTATATTAACCACAATCCCTGCAAAATAAAACCACGCAATGAtcttgcaatatttttttattcggcGTATTGTTACGTCGAATGAACAAATATATACAATCACACTTATTTCACTAACAGCAAAGCATTGTTGAGTGGGTTGACGAAATTAGcttaaatttaatatttcaagaGGAAAATGTAAATAGggtttaatttttctgttaattAAGTGTAGCAGAAATCGCGAGAAGTGTCCTCGACACACGGTGTTGTTTTCAAAACTGTGAGAAACGGTAGGACTATACAAGTCTTATTTTGAGCGACAGTCGCACCGTTGATGTTTAACTTTTGATAGATACACCAGAGAGGAAGCCGATATTCAGAGACGGTGCTTAACAATTAGCCCGATTTTTGACACAAACGAATAGTATTATTAATATGTGTTACCATGCAGCACATGCTTACCATGGCATCCACTGATCTCGATATTTGCATCGCACAACGGCCGCAACGCTTCTCGAACGCCTCTCGTGGACAAAAT from Neodiprion virginianus isolate iyNeoVirg1 chromosome 3, iyNeoVirg1.1, whole genome shotgun sequence encodes the following:
- the LOC124300074 gene encoding uncharacterized protein LOC124300074, translating into MYPTKRYKNMIQTESEFIFCSNQVLCQVTRMHCSNVIYLCSRQSAVLQILSTRGVREALRPLCDANIEISGCHVSVRNGVNQKLLHIIGASGYLSTGHALPTANYGLKDLVIHSLIMES
- the LOC124300068 gene encoding esterase E4-like, coding for MMVIQSYCGVRFYVLILFLLSSYVSICGSAPAGNADIFENSTRPEIHVLQGNIQGVNLVTRRNRIFFGFKGIPFAQPPIGNLRFKGPVPAGAWNGTLDGSIDSPPCPQLEGTVFIGNEDCLYLNVYTPRLPTGDNFTLLPVMLFAYGGGHKTGTNNPKRWGPQFILDKDVVLLVPNYRMGPLGYLSTGDEVSPGNYGLKDLVRALEWTRDNVRYFGGDPNQVTVHGGSSGAACVHLLTMSNSTNGLFHRYILQSGNALGLLFPHTKTQSAKYAAKLGEHLGCPTNTSIALVNCLRTFNASQLVDTTSVFTEWFVFPYVIWGPSIEPETEEAFITDTPRNLYARGMVRDLPSINLVVRDEGIVFSALFLNRQDLINEFLDKLHIILPYVLQYENDIDNMTVFADAVKSYYFNNLTVDQNIIFNNFSLFLSDLTVTYFSHKTIQEKALHTKSPQYFCSFNYRGTVSYSYFFSGGDTVNMGVAHGDELLYLLPGPKSQFGPPGYEFSEADWKMVDTMVQLWTSFAATGTPTTLDGSTTWMPYSRSLDNYLQIGDGSDTTLQMKHGYSVDRFRFLDELLAAVNLH